A section of the Chloroflexota bacterium genome encodes:
- a CDS encoding META domain-containing protein, which produces MRSTVPIGPLIILLFLVAACGGGDPDPDLAGEGTWVLESLDGRPVIEESTITLRIGDNSINGIDGCNSYGGRSEEGTLVAGTDGVLSIPPFGATEMLCQEPEGVMAQADAYVAALLQGERFRIADDRLEILDSGGATRLIFVKRAPLPGSPIDLKGTAWRLLMEGDAMDGVGAPTLAFLDHRLVTGATACRSFAATYGTSEGALRFRGTGMLGSSQSWQSCAKNERILEGEFTDSLTWAREYSIDQEGGSSRLTIWSIRGNTLTFEPLPQAVEDITDTDWSLTAFVELRLDSGMWHHRTTEVAQGTEVTIEFDGHGISGFMGCNSYGGSAKVEDGTVTVDRQSFFSTAKLCEEPDGLIGQEKRHFSLVQQATRYGIYGDGLFMQTDDDVFLLFQSRPP; this is translated from the coding sequence GTGAGGTCTACCGTCCCAATTGGGCCGCTGATCATTCTCTTGTTCCTCGTGGCTGCCTGCGGCGGCGGCGATCCCGACCCAGACCTGGCTGGAGAAGGCACATGGGTCCTCGAATCGTTGGACGGTCGACCGGTCATAGAAGAATCTACGATAACGCTGAGGATTGGCGACAACTCGATCAACGGCATCGACGGATGCAACTCTTACGGCGGGCGGTCCGAGGAGGGTACGCTTGTCGCCGGAACGGATGGCGTGCTCTCGATCCCACCCTTCGGGGCCACCGAGATGTTGTGCCAGGAGCCCGAGGGCGTCATGGCCCAGGCCGATGCATACGTGGCGGCCCTGTTGCAGGGGGAGAGGTTCCGCATTGCGGACGATCGGCTTGAGATCCTGGACAGCGGCGGCGCGACCAGGCTCATCTTCGTCAAGCGGGCGCCGCTGCCGGGGAGTCCCATCGACCTTAAGGGCACGGCGTGGCGGCTCCTCATGGAGGGCGATGCGATGGACGGCGTTGGCGCGCCAACCCTGGCCTTCCTGGACCACCGCCTGGTCACCGGAGCGACCGCCTGTCGCAGCTTCGCAGCGACGTACGGAACATCCGAGGGTGCTCTGAGGTTTCGGGGGACAGGAATGTTAGGGAGCTCTCAGTCATGGCAGTCGTGCGCAAAGAACGAGCGGATTCTGGAGGGCGAGTTCACCGACTCCCTGACGTGGGCGAGGGAGTACTCGATTGACCAGGAAGGGGGATCGAGCCGCCTCACAATCTGGAGCATCAGGGGCAATACGCTGACCTTCGAGCCGCTGCCGCAGGCCGTCGAGGACATCACCGACACTGATTGGTCCCTCACGGCCTTCGTCGAGCTCAGACTCGACTCCGGGATGTGGCACCACCGGACCACCGAGGTGGCCCAGGGAACCGAGGTGACGATAGAGTTCGACGGCCACGGCATCAGCGGGTTCATGGGGTGCAACTCTTACGGGGGTTCGGCAAAGGTCGAAGACGGAACGGTCACGGTGGATCGACAGTCCTTCTTCTCTACGGCGAAGCTATGTGAGGAGCCGGATGGCCTGATAGGGCAGGAGAAGCGCCACTTCTCTCTGGTGCAGCAGGCAACGCGGTACGGCATCTACGGCGACGGTCTCTTCATGCAGACGGACGACGACGTTTTCCTGCTGTTCCAGTCCCGTCCGCCGTAA
- a CDS encoding D-aminoacylase, translating to MPVHDLVIRNASIVDGTGAPGHRGSVAIDGTRIAAVGLVPDQGAREIEADGRVVCPGFIDVHTHSDLMLLAEPAHEPKVRQGVTTDLLGLDGIGYAPLADELQPAFRDYFAALNGDPPISHDWSTVAGWLDTFEGAAACNAAHHVPHGCVRAALIGWEDRRATPEELRAMQQITHEAFRDGAIALSTGLDYKPCAFADTDELVALSEVAAEFDAPYVPHMRYILGMRDAIRETMAIGRRAGCPVHISHYISSGQRWWENLDEADRGIRAGVSLSFDTYAYPAGSSLLHFSFPDWALEGGPQEMLRRLEDADTRARIATEMANRAGDNALEVDRALLSSMPIGPNRHLEGRMLGEVADERDLEPHAFLVDLVREERGRAASVFFNDQTDDDFAQIMRHPSHMVGSDAILLGDAPHPRTYGTYPRFLGRWVRELGVVPLEAMVRRMTGMPAARFGLVDRGVLAPGMAADVVVFDADTVIDNATFEQPRRLPTGIDHVIVNGTAVIDDSRHTGATPGRGLRRGRPAE from the coding sequence ATGCCTGTGCATGACCTGGTGATCCGCAACGCGAGCATCGTCGACGGCACGGGCGCGCCCGGCCACCGCGGCAGCGTCGCCATCGATGGCACGCGAATCGCCGCCGTCGGGCTGGTCCCGGATCAGGGCGCACGAGAGATCGAGGCCGACGGCCGCGTGGTCTGTCCGGGATTCATTGACGTGCACACGCACTCGGACCTGATGCTGCTGGCCGAGCCGGCGCATGAGCCCAAGGTGCGCCAGGGCGTCACGACGGACCTGCTGGGGCTGGACGGGATCGGCTACGCGCCGCTGGCCGACGAGTTGCAGCCCGCGTTTCGCGATTATTTCGCCGCCCTCAACGGCGACCCGCCCATCAGCCACGACTGGTCCACCGTCGCCGGCTGGCTGGACACGTTCGAGGGCGCGGCGGCCTGCAACGCGGCGCATCACGTGCCGCACGGCTGCGTGCGGGCGGCCCTGATCGGATGGGAGGACCGTCGCGCGACGCCCGAGGAGCTGCGGGCCATGCAGCAGATCACGCACGAGGCGTTCCGGGACGGGGCGATCGCGCTCTCGACCGGCCTCGACTACAAGCCGTGCGCCTTTGCCGACACCGATGAGCTCGTGGCCCTGAGCGAGGTTGCCGCCGAATTCGACGCGCCGTACGTGCCGCACATGCGCTACATCCTCGGCATGCGCGACGCCATTCGTGAAACCATGGCCATCGGGCGGCGCGCGGGCTGCCCGGTCCACATCTCGCACTACATCAGCAGCGGTCAGCGCTGGTGGGAGAACCTGGACGAGGCGGACCGCGGCATTCGCGCCGGCGTGTCGCTGTCGTTCGACACCTATGCCTATCCCGCGGGCAGCTCACTGCTGCACTTCTCGTTTCCCGATTGGGCGCTCGAGGGCGGGCCGCAGGAAATGCTGCGTCGCCTGGAAGACGCGGATACGCGGGCGCGGATCGCGACGGAAATGGCCAACCGCGCCGGCGACAACGCGCTTGAAGTCGACCGCGCGCTGCTGTCGAGCATGCCGATCGGTCCCAACCGCCACCTGGAGGGCCGCATGCTCGGCGAGGTGGCCGACGAGCGGGATCTGGAGCCGCATGCATTCCTGGTCGATCTGGTGCGGGAGGAGCGCGGGCGGGCCGCGTCGGTGTTCTTCAACGACCAGACGGACGACGACTTTGCGCAGATCATGCGTCACCCAAGCCACATGGTGGGCAGCGACGCCATCCTGCTGGGCGACGCGCCGCACCCGCGCACCTACGGCACCTATCCGCGCTTTCTGGGCCGCTGGGTGCGTGAGCTCGGGGTCGTTCCGCTGGAGGCGATGGTGCGGCGCATGACGGGCATGCCGGCGGCGCGCTTTGGGCTGGTGGACCGCGGAGTCCTTGCCCCCGGCATGGCGGCCGACGTGGTGGTGTTCGATGCGGACACCGTGATCGACAACGCTACCTTCGAACAGCCGCGGCGCCTGCCGACCGGCATCGACCACGTGATCGTGAACGGTACCGCCGTGATCGACGACAGCCGGCACACGGGCGCAACGCCGGGTCGGGGCTTGCGTCGGGGCCGTCCCGCCGAGTGA
- a CDS encoding VOC family protein, translating into MAITIGHTGVVVRDLPLMERFYGEILGLQETRRVVREGPFIDGITGLTGVVLQAVILGTPEHPNGVELIKYPNHPSAIVPKGPNGHGMNHIHFIVDDLDPILAALEGLGLDYWGSPQDWPDTWKRVVYAKDPEGNVIEFTERL; encoded by the coding sequence GTGGCAATCACGATAGGGCATACCGGAGTCGTCGTGCGCGATCTGCCGCTCATGGAGCGGTTTTACGGCGAGATCTTGGGCTTGCAGGAAACTCGTCGCGTCGTCCGCGAGGGACCGTTCATCGACGGCATCACGGGTCTCACCGGCGTTGTGTTGCAGGCCGTGATCCTGGGCACGCCCGAGCATCCCAACGGCGTCGAGCTGATCAAGTATCCGAATCACCCCTCGGCCATCGTGCCCAAGGGGCCCAATGGCCACGGCATGAACCACATTCACTTCATCGTCGACGACCTGGATCCGATTCTCGCGGCGCTCGAGGGCCTGGGTCTGGACTACTGGGGATCGCCGCAGGACTGGCCCGACACTTGGAAGCGCGTCGTCTACGCCAAGGATCCCGAGGGCAACGTCATCGAGTTCACCGAGCGGCTGTAG
- a CDS encoding zinc dependent phospholipase C family protein: protein MALSRAHLQLAVEAADRASGRLRRVIDAQFSQFCVGAVAPDARERNETGRAATHFFEFREPGTWGRATTELFAARPALARPDAVSDPQAAYVAGYLAHLAVDEVFVLVCGEHARRADRAATVGLTYALEHGWNDPSGALARAAAAVHPFDPGGMDLIVAAEPLGRLTRWVHLLALATSPAEIVGVFARADGRPDDPAEAERIAAERVAAGRTLFGDDVAERFATLAADEIDRRLAAYERGDGARYDSPSLRAGFETAPPAASGDACA, encoded by the coding sequence ATGGCCCTTTCGCGCGCGCACTTGCAGCTTGCCGTCGAGGCGGCGGACCGCGCGAGCGGCCGCCTGCGCCGGGTCATCGACGCGCAGTTCAGCCAATTCTGCGTCGGCGCTGTGGCGCCCGACGCGCGCGAACGCAACGAGACGGGTCGGGCGGCCACCCACTTCTTTGAGTTTCGCGAGCCCGGAACGTGGGGACGCGCGACGACGGAGCTATTCGCGGCCCGGCCCGCGCTGGCTCGCCCGGACGCCGTGTCGGACCCGCAGGCCGCCTACGTGGCGGGCTACCTGGCGCACCTGGCCGTGGACGAAGTCTTCGTCCTCGTCTGCGGTGAGCATGCACGGCGCGCGGACCGGGCAGCGACGGTGGGACTCACCTACGCGCTGGAGCATGGCTGGAACGATCCATCGGGGGCGCTGGCGCGCGCGGCGGCGGCGGTGCATCCGTTCGATCCGGGCGGGATGGACCTGATCGTTGCGGCGGAGCCGCTGGGCAGACTGACGCGGTGGGTGCATCTGCTGGCGCTTGCGACCAGCCCGGCGGAGATCGTGGGCGTGTTCGCCCGCGCCGACGGGCGACCGGACGACCCGGCCGAAGCCGAGCGAATCGCCGCGGAGCGCGTGGCCGCCGGGCGGACGCTGTTCGGCGATGACGTGGCCGAGCGCTTCGCGACGCTTGCCGCCGATGAAATCGATCGCCGACTCGCGGCCTACGAGCGCGGCGACGGGGCGCGCTACGATTCGCCATCCCTCCGGGCCGGTTTCGAGACCGCGCCACCAGCCGCATCCGGAGATGCCTGTGCATGA
- a CDS encoding AAA family ATPase, with the protein MGSKKTGEGLEKVYVAAAIWVNRALRADDSLFTPGRPIWSSQWLGELRKRFLDRPDEGEGGFYDKLKTQLEDSPPEVYQLMAEALFAQFLVIWKGGMGGETKKSQVEQVLSWGAPVSTIPDELVGGLSPGIARSQALTQHRPYQVAFVIEFVEQWKEQAPSERDSRLCDPWAFKEFATGVSFRSQLLRGHPDRPSAQREALLHLVHPDTFEGTVSVKQKEDIAKAGAFAHFTSDETADVDRRLVQIRRGLEAGLGKDLDFYDPDIRRRWERSTPDPWDEYLRHASEYLDTGRLESWELSYKFEIGRKLAGAREAVLAGGDDWGDLVKRGISGNIIHFTQQDNFRRWIDGSPDDAQRALLALWTRDASSLEDRVRAFSTLFPKSVTSGAGTRMNVISQLLMGLDAEQYPPFRVTTFANAYARTGYDQSEHNADEATLYEHALQFLDRFISEAQIRGLPVRHRLDAQSLVWVIPDHKSETGGPNGRSENLHELAQELLLADPDDFLDKIEALLYDKGQVIFQGPPGTGKTYVARKLAEHLAGSEERVSLVQLHPSYAYEDFVQGFRPTLKGGVAGFELRDGPLLRAAKLARQEENEKHFLVIDEINRGNIAKVFGELYFLLEYRDQKIRLQYQRDDEEDFSLPPNLYIIGTMNTADRSIALVDLALRRRFYFVEFHPDDEPIRGVLRRWLQLKAPGMEWVADVVDRANQKLSDDRHAAIGPSYFMKADLNEERVERIWIHSILPYIEERLFGEGDRLGEFDLGDLRGSDGSDSIVDDGEVQEASREEDEGGTENGDRDL; encoded by the coding sequence ATGGGGAGTAAGAAGACGGGAGAGGGCCTAGAGAAGGTATACGTAGCGGCGGCTATATGGGTCAATCGTGCACTTCGGGCCGACGATTCGCTATTCACACCGGGTAGACCAATCTGGTCGAGCCAGTGGCTTGGGGAACTGCGGAAGCGGTTCCTGGACAGACCGGATGAGGGAGAAGGCGGCTTCTATGACAAGCTGAAGACTCAGTTGGAAGACAGTCCACCGGAGGTCTACCAACTGATGGCAGAGGCGCTTTTTGCCCAGTTCCTCGTTATCTGGAAAGGAGGAATGGGAGGAGAGACTAAGAAGAGCCAGGTTGAACAGGTGCTGAGTTGGGGGGCACCAGTCTCGACTATTCCTGACGAACTCGTGGGTGGCCTATCGCCAGGCATCGCCCGGAGCCAAGCCCTCACACAACATCGCCCTTATCAGGTGGCATTCGTCATTGAATTCGTTGAGCAATGGAAGGAACAGGCGCCGAGCGAGCGCGATAGTCGGTTGTGCGATCCGTGGGCCTTCAAGGAATTCGCGACGGGTGTCAGCTTTCGCAGTCAACTCCTCCGCGGTCACCCAGACCGTCCGAGTGCCCAGCGGGAGGCTTTGCTCCATCTGGTACACCCCGACACTTTCGAAGGGACCGTTTCCGTCAAGCAAAAGGAGGACATTGCCAAGGCAGGGGCATTTGCACACTTCACCTCAGATGAAACGGCAGACGTTGACCGAAGGCTGGTGCAGATTCGCCGAGGCCTTGAGGCCGGCCTTGGGAAAGATCTGGATTTCTACGATCCGGACATACGTCGCCGATGGGAACGCTCGACGCCCGATCCTTGGGATGAGTACCTCAGACACGCCTCGGAGTATCTGGACACCGGGAGGCTCGAAAGCTGGGAACTGAGCTACAAATTCGAAATAGGTCGAAAACTTGCGGGCGCCCGAGAAGCTGTTCTCGCCGGTGGCGACGACTGGGGCGACTTGGTAAAGAGAGGCATCTCTGGCAACATCATCCACTTCACACAGCAAGACAACTTCCGTCGTTGGATAGATGGGTCTCCAGACGACGCACAGCGAGCGCTTCTGGCTCTGTGGACGAGGGATGCTTCATCCCTTGAAGACCGCGTGCGCGCCTTTAGCACGCTTTTCCCCAAATCAGTGACAAGCGGGGCGGGGACCCGCATGAACGTCATTTCCCAGTTGCTGATGGGGTTGGATGCTGAGCAGTATCCACCGTTCAGGGTCACCACATTCGCGAATGCGTACGCTCGTACTGGATACGACCAATCTGAACACAACGCGGACGAGGCAACCCTGTACGAACATGCCCTTCAATTTCTTGATCGGTTCATAAGCGAGGCGCAGATACGTGGACTGCCTGTCCGCCACCGGCTCGACGCTCAGTCACTCGTCTGGGTAATCCCCGACCACAAATCCGAGACAGGCGGACCAAATGGTCGGTCTGAGAACCTGCACGAGCTTGCACAAGAATTGTTGCTTGCCGACCCCGATGATTTCCTCGACAAGATCGAGGCGCTGCTCTACGACAAAGGGCAAGTCATCTTCCAGGGGCCGCCGGGCACGGGAAAGACCTATGTCGCGCGGAAGCTAGCTGAGCATCTTGCGGGATCGGAGGAGCGGGTTTCGCTGGTGCAGCTACATCCATCCTATGCCTACGAGGACTTCGTGCAGGGCTTCCGCCCCACTCTGAAAGGTGGGGTTGCTGGCTTCGAACTGAGAGACGGGCCGCTCCTACGAGCTGCCAAGCTCGCACGTCAGGAAGAAAACGAGAAGCACTTCTTGGTCATAGACGAGATCAACCGGGGCAACATCGCCAAGGTGTTTGGAGAACTTTACTTCCTGTTGGAGTACCGCGACCAAAAGATACGCCTCCAGTACCAGAGGGATGATGAAGAGGATTTCTCGCTGCCTCCCAACCTATACATCATCGGGACGATGAACACCGCAGACCGGTCCATTGCGTTGGTGGACCTGGCGCTGCGCCGCCGTTTCTACTTCGTCGAATTTCACCCAGACGACGAGCCGATAAGGGGCGTACTCCGTCGCTGGCTCCAGCTGAAGGCACCTGGCATGGAGTGGGTGGCCGACGTCGTCGACCGCGCAAACCAGAAGCTAAGCGATGACCGGCACGCGGCCATAGGGCCGAGCTACTTCATGAAGGCTGACCTCAATGAAGAAAGAGTCGAGCGCATATGGATTCACAGCATCCTCCCTTACATTGAGGAACGCCTCTTCGGAGAAGGCGACCGCCTCGGCGAGTTCGATCTCGGCGACTTGCGCGGATCAGACGGTTCAGACTCGATAGTGGATGACGGCGAGGTGCAGGAAGCAAGCCGCGAGGAGGACGAGGGCGGTACTGAGAACGGGGACAGGGACTTGTAG
- a CDS encoding replication-relaxation family protein — protein MAATNPQAQASNGAAQAGADLDEAVRDYVRTYAVLHGKPKAAKALGVSRHTLWRFLHRGQAGRAIPRAVLERVGGSAEALEEAEERLILQAQARRRLKDGGTAASSVTASKRLSEALEDALRLLCAAPLATVDELARFGRVPASTLRARLGKLAKRGLVDSVPHHLSVLGSRPQRRYFPTKQGILTGGRIEHGTDHFLSEYPVSRQWFRLLAERMDAVAVHYRVAAMIADADPHEKPVRVDHYRSGPYDMLVTMSGGRSIGVIRQGATLPTSNLRYRLRSVERLPSRERPFATLVLTHADQATRRAIRSLSDPSEHRRTFAATEGELLAVAHTGAVWQQCGSGLGNDPPVRIDPSASLRSILAWMDRLLDSSHSFFRDNPRPDLEDLYSSRVKAAMPEPTKQITYSLAVQLTRAEKDALDLLAAWPLCTREQLAGFMGGVTLRRVNQVLRSLRERGLMREDGSLLMLTDEGLTYLARRDRAAVGLTLDRWSPEPTDANPPVYAGTALRALKSQLRHHAGVVGFASMLSAEVANSPDHDLFDLLPTHRSSIGYRHDQTTYAIHPDASFTLEYKGEWRPFLLEFERRATTPKRIPKRLRSYRRYFLSGWAKRDHEGHLPYVLFVFESHDNEAAFLDIADGEDDVPIITSNAEAIAEHGVLGDAWMLPPPYSLDRRPLALTYQVQQ, from the coding sequence TTGGCAGCCACGAATCCACAAGCACAAGCATCGAACGGCGCGGCGCAGGCCGGAGCAGACCTGGACGAGGCGGTCCGGGACTACGTGCGCACCTACGCCGTGCTGCACGGCAAGCCCAAGGCGGCCAAGGCCCTCGGCGTCTCCCGCCACACCCTGTGGCGTTTTCTCCATCGAGGCCAAGCGGGGCGAGCCATCCCACGTGCGGTGCTGGAGCGTGTTGGCGGCAGCGCAGAGGCGCTGGAGGAGGCCGAGGAGCGGTTGATACTCCAGGCGCAGGCCAGGCGACGGCTGAAGGACGGCGGAACGGCGGCAAGCTCGGTAACCGCTTCCAAGCGGCTCTCCGAGGCTCTTGAGGACGCCCTCCGGCTGCTGTGCGCCGCGCCCCTGGCCACCGTGGACGAGCTGGCCCGCTTCGGGCGCGTCCCTGCTTCCACCCTCCGCGCCCGGTTGGGAAAGCTCGCCAAACGGGGCTTGGTGGACTCCGTGCCGCACCACCTGAGCGTTCTCGGCTCCCGCCCCCAGCGCCGCTACTTCCCCACAAAACAGGGCATCCTCACCGGAGGGCGGATCGAGCACGGCACGGACCACTTCCTCAGCGAGTACCCGGTGTCCAGGCAGTGGTTCCGGCTGCTGGCCGAGCGCATGGACGCCGTGGCCGTGCACTACCGCGTGGCCGCCATGATCGCCGATGCTGACCCGCATGAGAAGCCCGTGCGCGTGGACCACTACCGCAGCGGCCCCTACGACATGCTGGTCACCATGTCCGGTGGACGCTCCATCGGCGTCATCCGCCAGGGAGCGACCCTGCCCACCTCCAACCTGCGCTACCGCCTCAGGAGCGTCGAGCGCCTCCCCAGCCGCGAGAGGCCATTCGCCACCCTGGTGCTGACCCATGCAGACCAGGCCACCCGCAGGGCCATCCGGTCATTGAGCGACCCCTCGGAGCACCGCAGGACCTTCGCGGCGACGGAAGGGGAGCTTCTGGCCGTTGCCCACACCGGCGCCGTCTGGCAGCAGTGCGGCAGCGGCCTGGGCAACGACCCTCCCGTGCGCATCGACCCCAGCGCATCCCTGAGGAGCATCCTGGCCTGGATGGACCGGCTGCTGGACTCGTCCCACTCCTTCTTCCGCGACAACCCGAGGCCCGACCTGGAAGACCTCTACTCCTCCCGTGTGAAGGCCGCCATGCCGGAGCCCACAAAGCAGATCACCTACTCCCTTGCAGTCCAACTCACCCGCGCCGAGAAGGACGCCCTGGATCTGCTGGCCGCCTGGCCCCTGTGCACCCGTGAGCAGCTCGCGGGGTTCATGGGCGGCGTCACCCTGCGCAGAGTCAATCAGGTGCTCCGCTCCCTCCGTGAGCGCGGTCTCATGCGGGAGGACGGCTCCCTGCTCATGCTCACCGACGAGGGGCTGACGTATCTGGCCCGCCGGGACCGGGCCGCTGTCGGCCTCACCCTCGACCGCTGGAGCCCTGAACCAACGGACGCAAACCCTCCGGTCTACGCAGGGACCGCCCTGCGCGCCCTGAAGTCCCAGCTGCGCCACCACGCCGGCGTCGTAGGATTCGCTTCCATGCTCTCAGCCGAGGTCGCCAACTCCCCGGACCACGACCTGTTCGACCTGCTGCCCACCCACCGCTCCAGCATCGGCTACCGGCACGACCAGACCACCTACGCGATCCACCCCGACGCCTCCTTCACCCTGGAGTACAAGGGCGAGTGGCGTCCCTTCCTGCTGGAGTTCGAGCGGAGGGCCACCACGCCGAAGCGCATCCCCAAACGCCTGCGGTCCTACCGCCGGTACTTCCTGAGTGGATGGGCGAAGCGTGACCACGAGGGACATCTGCCCTATGTGCTCTTCGTCTTCGAGTCCCATGACAACGAGGCCGCCTTCCTCGACATCGCCGACGGAGAGGACGACGTGCCCATCATCACCAGCAACGCAGAGGCCATCGCCGAGCATGGCGTCCTGGGCGACGCATGGATGTTGCCCCCGCCGTACTCCCTCGACAGACGACCCCTGGCCCTGACGTACCAGGTGCAACAGTGA
- a CDS encoding BsuPI-related putative proteinase inhibitor, with product MDVVQMNEDGESTWTSYSGLVINLRFLNGTTWSVQQLLKCDLTSEGRETNCLPVPDHWELLHRNEVVVSTALTEWFQRVEEYMPSVEYYALPEQIRLGEPFSISGAGYHDGDRVELGIEFVDQSKLPLGEVSLDHGAFRWDGELFQTAPTGYAIVSMVVFEGTERVGGLTVSTTVARSTAATATTPLPASAEEEYSAADLTRWYERLVDVKNVPGLAWTDLNEVENRIEIGVYPLRGAREEWETALSTLDVPREAIVIHVGCAGISQWPLDPGEPADEAFLSAIDYSLEVVPQTPYGETVWMKLRLRNISDKPVSFSLGGRPPHDFVVSTSGGMQVWHWKCAKITLQPLDSRTLEPGEELEFVGEWEQVDNRGEPVSPGTYLVRSMLNLDSFKKLVTEAHALEVVK from the coding sequence GTGGACGTGGTGCAGATGAATGAGGATGGCGAATCCACATGGACCTCGTATTCCGGGCTGGTCATAAACCTCAGGTTTCTCAACGGCACGACTTGGTCGGTACAGCAGTTGCTAAAATGTGACCTCACGTCGGAAGGGAGGGAGACGAACTGCCTGCCTGTACCGGACCACTGGGAGCTGCTCCACCGCAACGAGGTAGTCGTGTCCACGGCGCTAACCGAGTGGTTCCAGCGGGTCGAAGAATACATGCCCAGTGTCGAGTATTACGCGTTACCCGAACAGATACGCTTGGGTGAGCCGTTCTCCATCTCCGGGGCAGGCTATCACGACGGCGATAGAGTCGAACTGGGCATCGAGTTCGTCGACCAAAGTAAGCTGCCTCTCGGCGAGGTGTCGCTGGACCACGGGGCCTTCCGTTGGGATGGGGAGTTGTTTCAGACAGCCCCCACTGGCTACGCTATCGTTTCCATGGTGGTCTTCGAGGGCACCGAACGCGTTGGGGGCCTGACCGTGTCGACCACCGTCGCAAGATCGACTGCTGCAACTGCCACGACTCCGTTACCTGCGTCGGCAGAGGAGGAATACAGTGCGGCCGACCTGACCAGGTGGTATGAGCGACTCGTAGATGTCAAGAATGTCCCCGGCCTTGCGTGGACCGACCTGAACGAAGTCGAGAACCGCATTGAAATAGGTGTGTACCCTCTGCGCGGGGCTCGTGAGGAGTGGGAGACTGCCCTGTCGACACTGGATGTCCCGCGGGAGGCTATTGTGATCCACGTTGGATGCGCAGGCATTAGTCAATGGCCTCTCGACCCTGGTGAGCCTGCGGACGAAGCGTTCCTCAGCGCCATCGACTATTCGCTGGAGGTGGTGCCCCAGACCCCATACGGCGAGACGGTGTGGATGAAGCTGAGATTGCGAAACATTAGTGACAAGCCTGTGAGCTTTTCTCTCGGTGGCAGACCCCCCCATGACTTCGTGGTCTCCACATCTGGCGGAATGCAAGTATGGCACTGGAAGTGTGCCAAGATAACCCTCCAGCCACTGGACAGCAGAACTCTGGAACCCGGTGAGGAGCTGGAGTTCGTCGGGGAGTGGGAGCAGGTGGACAACCGTGGGGAGCCAGTTTCCCCAGGCACCTATCTGGTGCGTAGTATGCTGAATCTGGACTCATTCAAGAAGCTTGTAACCGAAGCCCATGCGTTGGAGGTGGTCAAGTGA
- a CDS encoding D-cysteine desulfhydrase family protein: protein MNTRDPVPVSVADLRRRIAALPRFHLTDLPTPFEELTNLRQAIGGPRVFIKRDDLTHSALGGNKNRKFEFEVADALQQGCDVIVWGGGVRQSNHARQCAAAARKAGLDVVLVLNRGIHGDDRQGNRLLTELLGADVRQVDSDEMFGVEDEMQRVERELRDQGRRPYIVGYGPLTAVGYVECLIETVEQATERGVSLSHVYVASGGGTQAGLELGVRALGLDLQIRGFTPLRVPGGRTPEQARMANMTAELLGLDLTLDAAEISNTDAYMGPVYAGATPDGIEAIKLLARIEGVFLEPVYTAKAFAALLDDVRSGALSEQDAVAFMHTGGTPLIFAYAEELTSE, encoded by the coding sequence ATGAACACCCGCGACCCGGTGCCGGTGTCGGTGGCCGACCTGCGACGGCGGATTGCCGCATTGCCGCGCTTTCACCTCACCGATCTGCCCACGCCGTTCGAGGAGCTGACCAATCTCCGCCAGGCCATCGGCGGGCCGCGGGTCTTCATCAAGCGCGACGACTTGACGCACAGCGCCCTGGGCGGCAACAAGAACCGCAAGTTCGAGTTCGAGGTGGCCGACGCCCTGCAGCAGGGCTGCGACGTGATCGTCTGGGGCGGCGGCGTGCGCCAGTCCAACCATGCGCGCCAGTGCGCGGCGGCCGCGCGCAAGGCCGGGCTGGACGTGGTGCTGGTGCTGAATCGCGGCATCCACGGCGACGACCGGCAGGGCAACCGCCTGCTCACCGAGCTGCTGGGCGCCGACGTGCGGCAGGTGGACAGCGACGAGATGTTTGGCGTGGAGGACGAGATGCAGCGGGTCGAGCGGGAGCTGCGGGACCAGGGTCGTCGTCCCTACATCGTGGGTTACGGGCCGCTCACCGCCGTCGGATACGTCGAGTGCCTCATTGAAACCGTGGAGCAGGCGACCGAACGCGGCGTCTCCCTCAGCCACGTCTACGTCGCGTCCGGCGGGGGCACGCAGGCCGGGCTGGAGCTTGGAGTACGCGCGCTTGGTCTGGACCTCCAGATCCGGGGGTTCACGCCGCTAAGAGTGCCCGGCGGCCGCACCCCCGAGCAGGCCCGGATGGCAAACATGACGGCCGAGCTGCTGGGGCTGGACCTGACGCTCGACGCCGCCGAGATTTCGAATACCGACGCCTACATGGGACCGGTCTATGCGGGCGCCACGCCCGACGGCATCGAGGCCATCAAGCTGCTCGCGCGAATCGAGGGCGTCTTCCTGGAGCCGGTCTACACGGCCAAAGCCTTCGCCGCGCTGCTGGACGACGTGCGCAGCGGCGCGCTGAGCGAGCAGGACGCCGTAGCCTTCATGCACACCGGCGGCACGCCGTTGATCTTCGCCTACGCGGAGGAGTTGACCTCCGAATAG